From Sparus aurata chromosome 9, fSpaAur1.1, whole genome shotgun sequence, a single genomic window includes:
- the LOC115587671 gene encoding FERM and PDZ domain-containing protein 4-like isoform X1: protein METQEQQCHRTKSSGWPPPSGTWSASQGPPNGWDMGTSREGRDCYINHVSQSNSLEEVRLEGDKFVPPAPRKVEMRRDPVLGFGFVAGSEKPVVVRSVTPGGPSEGKLIPGDEIIMINDEPVSSAPRERVIDLVRYDNTLRSCKESILLTVVQPYPSPKSAFISAAKKAKLKTNPVKVRFAEEVIINGQVPETVKDNSLLFMPNVLKVYLENGQTKSFKFDSNTSIKDVILTLQEKLSIKSIEHFSLMLEQRAEGTASKLMLLHEQEMLTQVTQRPGSHKMKCFFRITFVPKDPVDLLRRDAVAFEYLYVQSCNDVVLERFGSELKYDTALHLAALQMYILTINTKQSQKVSLKYIEKEWGLALFLPPAVLSSMKEKNIKKALTHILKTNQNLVPPGKKLTALQAKVHYLKYLSDLRLYGGRVFKSTLISLSFPLQQGEKHTEVTLLVGPKYGISHVINTKTNLVALLADFSHVNRIEMYTEDENRVRVELHVLDVKPITLLMESVDAMNLACLTAGYYRLLVDSRRSIFNVAKNTDSLETSHAARVKQNYQAIECTYSTPNKGCEDRNNQRCSQDYSDQECEYLDHGRYEGQPVYVTEIHQAHSMHMAERVECCRIPCSQTYLNVPRTKPQDSSRSAKVSFIFGDPPLDSVNPQNLGYQRLMDEGPENLDNHSPMYRRLEEDYKMMDAIEDGDGYQYSTKIFGPTECIEEPLLHDICYAETTDDAEDEDDISCEEDMVMSDIDKPMLLSLSGSSDDIIDLTSLPPPPEGNDEEDSDVLLHSLNLAIAAPPPGFRDSSDEEEQQQGAGGRAPAARNDIPVSVIDSVPTHRAEGHGEPLNDAVVSTLQALEALAASEEQSPAQSESSTGVEISRAFSPESSDSGNETNSSEMTESSELATAQRHSENHLRMHVAMTEGYHAVNEDKTEVTATSDGGAAAMQYNPQEHQEEEAKSAVASSQIFHSDGGEMEPETMEIKSVSEYFTKMHIGSVMSRQRGKHGIQGDTCESSGRSHVMPHDSAKEEPPHLVGKYNAFTVRDSYYMNQLDLGRTHLKDRHQKWQQRVPGNKMAENLPPECVNDSQASHADRLTVKGEKQDSDEKSQHLNLRSPSKGSVSAEGDAASQDNQQQQIKIPPSEQDLARLYEYHVSKRMSSIQSEGVHSLQSSQCSSIDAGCSTGSSSCVTPMDSPLCATDNMHVLSESSLKGLSYVTAEERASGPIGQGKVGHPMDPTLLRKIHAATSAEPGFTITRDSSHRMPKIKETTACTQLKKVGEESSLALCTETTTTTMSPPSLRSSTEPAGLTQVSPEPDPHALAFPSSASSCDPTSGSLRKPRRVPLLRRSWSTIMPGSRSLEALIDKTKATLSGKSRGQNFQSQDPPKVQRIFSAKTLPKSFSQGSVASSSSDRKLLRGPSLLLSPAPKLDAGTWRCHGPFSDCFLRRKTNTDENREIPSHPLFSVSSVSFSRKGNMKAACKTGRSNTVMSDTSLKARLARVNSMKGKTYSLHTGFALARKDALEIASVLRSGVCHSCRGERQEVNEADMDGFSQLLFMQAKVLSSACSQMAAEYGSPEELLLTLTHSFHTLCCLTQACMSLVEGLSRESERRSVVAKVDEVVMNYVCLLKAAEVASGRSPSDQSVNALTHHSATMSAIINTLTHSLKTLLDK from the exons ATGGAAACTCAAGAGCAGCAGTG CCACAGGACCAAATCCTCCGGCTGGCCGCCCCCGTCAGGGACCTGGAGCGCTTCGCAGGGACCCCCCAATGGCTGGGACATGGGCACCAGTAGAGAGGGGCGTGACTGCTACATCAA CCACGTCTCCCAGAGCAACTCCCTGGAGGAGGTCCGTCTGGAAGGGGACAAGTTTGTGCCACCAGCGCCCCGGAAGGTGGAGATGAGACGAGACCCAGTGCTTGGCTTTGGATTTGTGGCTGGCAGTGAGAAACCTGTGGTGGTCCGCTCAGTAACACCAG GGGGCCCATCAGAAGGCAAGCTGATCCCAGGGGACGAGATCATCATGATTAATGATGAGCCAGTCAGTTCAGCACCCAGGGAGAGGGTTATTGACCTTGTCAGGTATGACAACACACTAAG GAGCTGCAAGGAGTCCATATTGTTGACCGTTGTTCAGCCGTACCCA TCACCCAAATCGGCATTCATCAGCGCAGCCAAAAAGGCCAAGTTAAAGACTAACCCTGTTAAAGTGCGCTTCGCTGAGGAGGTCATCATCAATGGCCAGGTCCCC GAAACGGTGAAGGACAACTCTCTTCTTTTTATGCCAAATGTTCTGAAGGTGTACCTGGAGAATGGGCAGACTAAATCATTTAAATTCGACAGCAACACATCCATTAAG GATGTCATCTTGACCCTGCAAGAAAAGCTATCCATTAAGAGCATCGAGCACTTCTCTCTGATGCTGGAGCAAAGAGCTGAGGGAACCGCCAGCAAACTAATGCTCCTGCATGAGCAGGAGATGCTAACTCAG GTGACACAGAGGCCAGGGTCACACAAGATGAAGTGCTTTTTCCGCATCACTTTTGTCCCAAAGGATCCTGTGGACCTGCTTAGGAGAGACGCAGTAGCATTTGAGTACCTCTATGTTCAG AGCTGTAACGACGTGGTATTGGAGAGATTTGGGTCAGAGCTGAAATACGACACGGCCCTCCATCTGGCTGCTCTGCAAATGTATATTCTAACCATCAATACCAAGCAGTCCCAGAAAGTGTCCCTCAAGTATATTGA GAAGGAGTGGGGTCTGGCATTGTTCCTGCCTCCTGCTGTGCTCTCTAGCATGAAAGAGAAGAACATCAAAAAAGCTCTCACTCACATCCTCAAAACCAACCAGAACCTGGTGCCGCCTGGTAAAAAG CTGACTGCCTTGCAGGCAAAGGTCCATTATCTGAAGTATCTCAGTGACTTGAGGCTGTACGGAGGACGGGTGTTTAAATCCACACTAATT tctctctctttccctttgcAGCAAGGCGAGAAGCACACAGAGGTGACGCTGCTGGTCGGGCCCAAATACGGCATCAGCCATGTGATTAACACCAAAACAAACCTGGTAGCACTTCTGGCTGATTTCAGTCACGTCAACCGCATTGAGATgtacacagaggatgagaacaGGGTCAGAGTGGAATTACACGTTCTGGACGTAAAG CCCATCACTCTCTTAATGGAGTCCGTTGATGCAATGAATCTGGCCTGTTTGACTGCTGGCTACTATAGATTACTGGTGGACTCCCGGCGCTCCATCTTCAACGTGgccaaaaacacagacagcctGGAAACAA GCCATGCTGCGAGAGTAAAGCAGAACTACCAGGCCATCGAGTGCACATACAGCACACCAAATAAAGGATGTGAAGACAGAAACAACCAGAGGTGCAGCCAAGACTATTCTGATCAGGAGTGTGAATACCTTGACCACGGGAGATATGAGGGCCAGCCGGTCTACGTGACTGAGATCCACCAGGCCCACTCGATGCACATGGCGGAGAGAGTGGAGTGCTGCAGAATCCCTTGCTCTCAAACTTACCTCAACGTCCCGAGAACCAAACCCCAAGACTCTTCCAGGAGTGCAAAGGTCTCCTTCATTTTTGGAGATCCCCCCTTAGACAGTGTAAACCCCCAGAATCTGGGATACCAGCGATTGATGGATGAGGGCCCAGAGAATCTAGACAATCACAGCCCCATGTACAGGCGTCTTGAGGAGGACTATAAGATGATGGATGCCATAGAAGATGGCGACGGGTATCAGTACTCCACCAAAATCTTTGGGCCTACCGAGTGCATCGAGGAGCCGCTGCTGCACGACATCTGCTACGCCGAGACGACAGATGACGCAGAGGATGAGGATGACATCAGCTGCGAGGAGGACATGGTGATGAGTGACATTGACAAGCCTATGCTGCTCTCGCTCTCAGGGTCCAGCGATGACATCATTGACTtgacctccctccctcccccaccGGAGGGGAATGACGAGGAGGACAGTGACGTACTGCTGCACTCTCTTAACCTGGCCATCGCTGCTCCTCCTCCCGGCTTCAGGGACAGCTCAGacgaggaggagcagcagcaagGGGCTGGGGGTCGGGCCCCGGCGGCCCGCAATGATATCCCAGTGTCTGTCATAGATTCAGTGCCCACCCACAGGGCAGAGGGCCATGGAGAGCCGCTGAACGATGCAGTGGTGTCCACCTTACAGGCACTCGAGGCCCTCGCTGCGTCTGAGGAACAGAGTCCAGCACAGTCCGAGAGTAGCACAG GTGTAGAAATATCTCGAGCGTTTAGCCCTGAGTCCTCAGATTCTGGCAACGAGACAAATTCCTCCGAGATGACGGAGAGCTCTGAGCTAGCCACTGCTCAGAGACACTCTGAGAACCACCTGAGGATGCATGTAGCCATGACAGAGGGGTACCACGCCGTAAATGAAGACAAGACAGAGGTCACCGCAACTAGTGATGGCGGTGCGGCAGCTATGCAGTACAATCCCCAGgagcatcaggaggaggaggcaaaATCAGCCGTCGCCTCCTCCCAGATTTTTCACTCAGATGGCGGTGAGATGGAGCCGGAGACGATGGAAATAAAATCGGTGAGTGAATACTTCACCAAGATGCACATAGGCTCAGTAATgagcaggcagagagggaaGCACGGAATCCAAGGAGATACCTGTGAATCCTCCGGTAGATCTCACGTGATGCCTCACGACTCGGCTAAAGAGGAGCCCCCTCACCTTGTTGGGAAGTATAACGCGTTCACTGTGAGAGATTCCTATTACATGAATCAACTCGATCTGGGGCGAACTCACTTGAAAGACAGGCATCAAAAATGGCAGCAGAGAGTGCCTGGAaacaaaatggcagaaaatCTCCCTCCAGAATGTGTGAATGACTCACAGGCTTCCCACGCAGACAGGTTGACCGTCAAGGGAGAGAAACAGGACTCAGATGAAAAAAGCCAACACTTAAATCTGCGCTCGCCATCCAAAGGTTCGGTCTCTGCCGAGGGAGACGCCGCTTCACAAGAtaatcagcagcagcaaattAAGATCCCGCCATCTGAGCAAGACCTCGCACGGTTGTATGAATACCACGTGAGCAAGCGCATGTCGTCGATACAGAGTGAGGGCGTTCATTCTCTCCAAAGCTCACAGTGTTCCTCGATCGACGCCGGTTGTagcacaggcagcagcagctgtgtcacTCCCATGGATTCTCCCCTTTGTGCCACAGACAATATGCATGTACTGTCCGAGTCCTCGCTCAAGGGGCTGAGTTATGTAACGGCCGAGGAGAGAGCTTCTGGGCCCATCGGTCAGGGGAAGGTTGGCCATCCCATGGACCCGACCCTGCTGAGGAAGATCCACGCAGCCACCAGTGCTGAGCCTGGGTTCACCATTACACGGGACAGCAGTCACAGAATGCCCAAGATTAAAGAAACCACAG CTTGCACACAGCTGAAGAAGGTTGGGGAAGAGTCATCTTTAGCTCTCTGTACTgagaccaccaccacaaccatgTCACCGCCATCATTAAGAAGTAGCACAGAGCCCGCCGGGCTAACACAGGTCAGTCCCGAGCCCGACCCTCATGCCCTGGCATTCCCTTCAAGCGCATCTTCATGCGACCCAACATCAGGCAGCCTCAGGAAGCCACGCAGGGTCCCGTTGctcaggaggagctggagcacCATAATGCCAGGTTCCAGGAGCTTAGAAGCACTGATAGATAAGACCAAAGCCACACTTAGTGGGAAGAGTCGCGGTCAGAATTTCCAGTCTCAAGATCCCCCAAAAGTGCAGAGGATATTCTCTGCCAAAACCTTGCCCAAAAGCTTTTCCCAGGGTTCAGTCGCGTCTAGTTCATCCGATAGAAAGCTGCTAAGAGGACCCTCCCTCTTGCTGTCCCCAGCCCCGAAGCTGGATGCAGGTACGTGGAGGTGCCATGGACCGTTCAGTGACTGTTTCCTACGgagaaagacaaacactgatgaaaacagagagattCCCTCGCATCCTCTGTTCTCTGTCAGCTCGGTTTCTTTCAGTCGCAAGGGGAACATGAAAGCTGCCTGTAAGACTGGGCGGAGCAACACGGTGATGAGCGACACGAGCCTTAAAGCAAGGCTAGCTCGTGTAAATTCCATGAAAGGAAAAACCTACAGCCTTCACACAGGCTTTGCACTTGCACGGAAGGATGCCTTAGAGATAGCCAGCGTGTTGCGTTCCGGCGTCTGTCACTCGTGCAGAGGCGAGAGGCAGGAGGTGAACGAGGCCGACATGGACGGATTCTCCCAGCTGCTCTTTATGCAGGCCAAGGTGCTGAGCAGCGCCTGCAGTCAGATGGCCGCGGAGTATGGCAGCCCAGAGGAGTTACTGCTCACTCTGACACACAGCTTCCACACGCTCTGCTGCCTGACGCAGGCCTGCATGTCACTCGTGGAAGGCCTGAGCAGGGAGAGTGAGCGGCGCTCGGTGGTAGCCAAGGTGGATGAGGTCGTCATGAACTACGTGTGTCTGCTGAAAGCTGCTGAGGTGGCTTCGGGACGCTCCCCCAGTGACCAAAGTGTGAATGCATTGACACATCACTCTGCCACCATGTCTGCTATTATAAACACACTAACTCactcactgaaaacactgctcGACAAATAA